CTGAAACATTACCTTGCAGAGTAAACGCTCTCGTAGCATCGCTGGTAACATTAGCCACCTGCACAGCATTGTAAACCAAGAAACGGTTAGCTTTCTCTTCTCGCTCATTGGCAAAGCGCAGGCGTTCCATCGGCAAAGGTTCTCGTGTCAGTTCCCGCACCCGATAAACTTGCTTGTTTAAGTCATAAATCGCACGTCCGGCTTGCGTATAAGCACTTAAAGCACCTAGAACTACGGCACGGTTTAAACCAAGGCGTTCCGCAAGCGAGTCGGGACTTTCTACCCAATTCTTCTTCAGCGCCTCGAAAATTTGTTGCTGCGTCCATTGGTCGATGTCGGCGCGGGGTGCCATCAAGTCAAAGTTACCAGATTGCGCCCAGTCGTTTGCCGTCCATCCCGATAAACCGAGGGTAAAGGACATATCGCCTAAGTCGGCGACATAGAAGGAAGGCATACCCGTACCGAGAAGGTGAACGGTAAACTTTTTCGCCACGGGGATGAGACGTTCGAGGATGTGGAGGCGGCGGCGTCCCCAAACGCGGATTTCTTGTGATTGCGATCCAGTGTAGAGCGATCGCGCACAAACGATTTCAATTCCCCACGGGTCGAACGTTATCCGCACAGGTTCCCCAGGTTTAAGATGGTAGCGTATACTGCGAGGCCCTTGTTTTTCCTTGTGGCGACGCAGCACAAAGCACATATTGTAAATATCCATCGGATGCAAATCAACTCGCGTCGCTGGTAAAGACATCGCCGAACTAACTTGCAAAAAGCCTCTTACCCAACTGTCGGGTAAATCGATTTTGACTTCTTTAAAAGTTTCTTCGTGCGTAGTTTGAACTTCAAAACCAGAGGGATCTATTTCAAATTTGGTATTTTTGTAACTGCGGATTTTTTGAAACTCGTCGTAAAGTGCCGCTGAGTAATCAATATTAGTCGTACCGCAGGCAAATTCGTTGATATTTTTAAAAACCTCGTAGCTGGCACCCAGACGACCATAACTTGATTCATCCTGGCTGAAACATTCAAAAAATACTTCATCGGGATGAACTGTAATCACCGGATCGAGAACAAACCAAGCATCGCGGTCTTTTTGAAAAAGGTAATTAAAATAGCGGCGTTGTGCCTTGTAGAAAGGTTCCCGCCGCTGGTAACTATGTTGGTTTAATTGATTGAGTTCATCCTGCAACTGCTTGATTTGATTCGCAACTTCTTGGTGTTGCGCGGCGATGATTTGCCAGTCTAGATCCTGTTGTTTTGCTGCCCATTCTTTATATGCAGTTTTGTCTTTGGGTTTGAACCGCATATCGGAGACGACAACATCATGTAAGGCGCTAATCGCTTCCCGAAAGGCGACATTCTGACGCAATTCTCCAATAAAGTAAGTGGGTTCACGTTTAGTATCGGGAGAAAAGGACATCTGGGTGT
This region of Coleofasciculus sp. FACHB-T130 genomic DNA includes:
- a CDS encoding SWIM zinc finger family protein, which gives rise to MEFNYAYNGSTSVNESGANTQMSFSPDTKREPTYFIGELRQNVAFREAISALHDVVVSDMRFKPKDKTAYKEWAAKQQDLDWQIIAAQHQEVANQIKQLQDELNQLNQHSYQRREPFYKAQRRYFNYLFQKDRDAWFVLDPVITVHPDEVFFECFSQDESSYGRLGASYEVFKNINEFACGTTNIDYSAALYDEFQKIRSYKNTKFEIDPSGFEVQTTHEETFKEVKIDLPDSWVRGFLQVSSAMSLPATRVDLHPMDIYNMCFVLRRHKEKQGPRSIRYHLKPGEPVRITFDPWGIEIVCARSLYTGSQSQEIRVWGRRRLHILERLIPVAKKFTVHLLGTGMPSFYVADLGDMSFTLGLSGWTANDWAQSGNFDLMAPRADIDQWTQQQIFEALKKNWVESPDSLAERLGLNRAVVLGALSAYTQAGRAIYDLNKQVYRVRELTREPLPMERLRFANEREEKANRFLVYNAVQVANVTSDATRAFTLQGNVSDKGKTLNPSLTVDADERIIAAECTCNWHQQNKLYKGPCEHILALRMQHARQY